In a genomic window of Sardina pilchardus chromosome 20, fSarPil1.1, whole genome shotgun sequence:
- the cnsta gene encoding consortin produces MDEGQAQGDEHVRRGQGAADLLYNHGDHPVSVSVSVLAPAPASGLRSPDENQNRLMEEGEDVVRGSHGRRRSQPLDQQDSVNNNGSCEEEEEREEEEDSSKVEEEDEEEDSHSGAFSPDLDSQIRDSSSCSPTGVEELVSSPEECPQVGSVEGHAEERNALRPTGGGLPGNPPAPALDLGEPCDNTLLPQRLHQIAEALVLEEDYERALRFIQLERLYHERLLANLASLQEQWECRWRCAGGAEGPTADRTPIDPDQLDRLSHICRTHRQPSVKTEQCETADKVQKNSVICRRTRAEEEEEEEERLSTPQLPCHTGSAADSARVTMEKESDARERETSPQPTDATDGQQMATESSQLPHPSPDASPRPPTETLTGSAGLSDRPPSNDCAAEGGPGAELSAKGAGPAGETPRDGRPAEDFPAAPAAAAAAAGEASRSPSREGPGEEEEEEEEEERQARALSPQQQQPPHTQPSLSQHMEPAQSTHTPDETLTHTLTHTTTSSSTTTTTAGTHTKQKKKAEPEVLRSSQPEERTAGDGEEEEDMEEEEEEEDVEEAEDALELEEEGGGGGGGGGDEDGESMDLDVPEVIPESEEQREQNREVGVETVEPVKVATLDDMAKRIKVEEISPASGLVSILKRRASLEGACAAQPAPKPKALAKRKVRFREPDDGFDQDEVSGDSWLLLLLLCLATVVISVGGTALYCTVGDAQSTICTDFSHNMDFYVGQVQRGVTELKHWFSPSS; encoded by the exons ATGGACGAGGGACAAGCTCAGGGCGACGAGCACGTGAGGCGCGGTCAGGGCGCAGCGGACCTCCTCTACAACCACGGCGACCAccccgtgtccgtgtccgtgtctgtcTTGGCACCGGCGCCGGCGTCAGGCCTGCGGAGCCCGGACGAGAACCAGAACCGGCTGATGGAGGAGGGCGAGGACGTGGTGCGGGGATCgcacgggaggaggaggagccagccGCTCGATCAGCAGGACTCCGTCAACAACAACGGCAgctgtgaggaagaggaggagcgcgaggaagaggaggacagctccaaagtggaggaggaagatgaggaagaggatagTCACAGCGGGGCCTTCTCACCTGATCTGGACAGCCAAATCAGAGACTCTTCCTCTTGTAGTCCTACAG gtgttgagGAGCTGGTGAGCAGTCCCGAGGAGTGTCCACAGGTGGGCAGTGTAGAGGGCCATGCAGAGGAGCGGAACGCCCTGAGGCCTACGGGAGGTGGTCTCCCCGGCAACCCACCCGCCCCTGCGCTTGACCTGGGGGAACCCTGTGACAACACCCTGCTGCCCCAGCGCCTACACCAG ATTGCTGAAGCCTTAGTCCTTGAAGAAGATT atgagcGGGCTCTCCGCTTCATTCAGCTAGAGAGACTGTACCACGAGAGACTCCTGGCCAACCTGGCTTCCCTGCAGGAACAGTGGG agtGCAGATGGAGGTGTGCTGGGGGGGCCGAGGGGCCGACTGCAGATAGGACCCCCATCGACCCTGACCAGCTGGATCGCCTCTCCCACatctgcaggacacacagaca GCCATCTGTGAAAACTGAACAG tgtgaaaCAGCTGACAAAGTGCAGAAAAACAGTGTGATCTGCCGGCGAACGCgagcggaggaagaggaggaagaggaggagagattgaGCACACCGCAACTCCCATGCCACACAG GCAGCGCGGCTGATTCAGCACGAGTGAcgatggagaaggagagcgacGCGCGGGAGAGGGAGACCTCCCCACAGCCCACCGACGCCACCGACGGCCAGCAGATGGCGACAGAGAGCAGCCAGctcccacacccctcccccGATGCCTCCCCTCGCCCTCCCACGGAGACTCTGACTGGCTCGGCTGGCCTGAGTGACAGGCCACCCTCCAATGACTGCGCTGCAGAGGGCGGGCCGGGGGCCGAGCTTTCAGCAAAAGGGGCGGGGCCAGCGGGAGAGACTCCGAGAGACGGCAGGCCAGCGGAGGATTTCCCAGCAGCcccggcggcggcagcagcagcagcgggcgAAGCATCACGCTCCCCGAGCAGGGAGGGgccgggagaggaggaggaggaggaggaggaggaagagaggcaggCGCGGGCGCTGTCTCCGCAGCAGCAACagcctcctcacacacagcccagcctgAGCCAGCACATGGAGCccgcacagagcacacacacgccggacgagactctcacacacacactcacacacacaaccaccagcagcagcaccaccaccaccaccgctggcacacacaccaagcagaaGAAGAAGGCAGAGCCGGAGGTCCTGAGGTCGTCCCAGCCTGAGGAGCGCACGGCCGGggatggagaagaggaagaggacatggaggaggaagaggaggaggaggacgtggaggaggcagaggatgcGCTGGAgctagaggaggaaggaggaggaggaggaggaggaggaggtgacgaAGACGGGGAGTCCATGGACCTGGACGTTCCGGAGGTGATCCCCGAGtccgaggagcagagagagcagaaccGGGAGGTCGGCGTGGAGACGGTGGAACCGGTCAAAGTAGCCACGCTGGACGACATGGCCAAGAGGATCAAGGTTGAGGAG atCAGCCCTGCCTCCGGCCTGGTCTCCATCCTGAAGAGGCGCGCCTCCCTGGAGGGGGCCTGTGCTGCCCAGCCTGCCCCCAAACCCAAGGCCCTCGCCAAGCGCAAGGTCCGCTTCCGGGAGCCTGACGACGGCTTCGATCAAG ATGAAGTAAGCGGCGACTCTTggttgctcctcctcctcctgtgtctgGCTACCGTGGTGATCAGTGTGGGCGGGACGGCGCTCTACTGCACGGTGGGCGACGCCCAGTCCACCATCTGCACGGACTTCTCGCACAACATGGACTTCTACGTGGGCCAGGTGCAGCGCGGCGTGACCGAACTCAAACACTGGTTCTCACCCAGCTCCTAG